The sequence below is a genomic window from Sphingomonas crusticola.
TCCTGCACGACCGCCTGGACGCGGCTGCCCTTCATGCCGACGCAGGCGCCGACCGGGTCGATCGAGCTGTCGCGGCTGATCACGCCGATCTTGGCACGCGAGCCCGGGTCGCGGGCGGCGGCCTTGATCTCGATGATGCCGTCGTAGATTTCGGGCACTTCCTGCGCGAACAACTTCTTCATGAAGTCCGGATGCGCGCGGCTCAGGAAGATCTGCGGCCCGCGATTCTCGCGGACGACCTTCATGATCAAAGCGCGCACGCGATCGTCCTTGCGCAGCACTTCGCGCGGGATTTGCTGGTCGCGCCGGATTACACCCTCGGCGCGGCCGAGATTGACAACGACATGGCCGAACTCGACCGACTTGACCGTGCCGACGATGATCTCGCCCGCGCGATCCTTGAATTCCTCATATTGACGCTCGCGCTCGGCATCGCGGACCTTCTGGAAGATCACTTGCTTGGCGGCCTGGGCGGCGATGCGGCCAAACTCGATGTTCGGCAGCGGATCGACGATATAATCGCCCAATACCGCGCCCGGCTGCAATTTCTGCGCCTCGGCAACCGACACCTGGGTGAAGTAATTCTCGACCTCTTCGACGACCTCGACGACGCGCCACAAGCGGACGTCGCCGGCGCTGGTATCGATCTTGGCGCGAATGTCGTTCTCGGCGCCATAACGGGCCTTGGCGGCGCGCTGGATCGCGTCCTCCATCGCCTCGATCACGATCGCCTTGTCGATCAGCTTCTCACGCGCGACGGCGTCGGCGATGGCAAGCAGCTCGGCCTTGTTGGCGGAAATGGCAGTAGCCATGGACTTAACTCATCCTTCCTGTGAAATCCGGTCCGCGCCCTCGGTCGAGAGCGGCGCGGTTGCCTTGATTAGTTCGTCGGTCAGCAACAGCTTGGCGCTGGCGATCTGGCCGAACGGAATCTCTATTTCGCCGACCTTGTCAGCATACACCTTCACGGTGTCGCCTTCGAGTCCGACGATCTTCGCGTCGAATTGCTTGCGGCCATTAAGCGGTGCCGCGAGCCGGATGCGCGCGTCGAAGCCCGCCCAGTCAGTATAATCCTGCCCCCGGGTGAGCGGGCGATCGATGCCTGGCGACGATACTTCGAGGCGATACGCCTCCTCGATCGGATCGCTCGCGTCGAGCACGTCGGAAATACGACGCGACAATGCCTCGCAATCCTCCAGTCCCAGCTGGCGGGTATCGGGCCGCTCGGCCATCACCTGCAGCGTCGGATCGGTCCGGCCGCCGAACATCGCGACGCGCACGAGTGCGAATCCGAGCGCTTGCGCCTCGGGCTCGATCAACTTCGTCAGCGCGGCAATGTCCGTCATGGTCTCTATCTGAAAATCCTAAGCGCCTTCGCGCCGGTGCCTTGCGGCGCCGGCCTCGGCAGAGTTTCCAATGTCGAGAAGACGATGGCCACATAGGCGGTCGCGCCCGCGGCTGCAAGTCGCTGCGATAGTCGGTCGCATCTCCGCTAGGAGCGGAGGCGGTGAGGCGCTATCCCGAGCAAAATAACACGTCTTGAGGATGATCGATGCTCCGTCATGCACTGACCGCTGCCGCCTTGTTCGCCCTGTTGCCGGCCTACGGCTCCGCCCAGATCAATTATGGCGATACCAAGCCCACTGCCGATCAGCCGTTCACGGCAACCCCGGTGGCCACCTTCGACGTGCCGTGGAAGCTCGCTTTCCTGCCCGACCAGCGCATTCTCGTCACCGAAAAGCCCGGCAAGGTCTGGCTGGTCACGCCGGGCATGAACAAGATCGAAGTCACCGGCGTGCCCGCGGTCGCCTATGCCGGCCAGGGCGGCCTGCTCTCGATTGCAACCGCGCCGACCTTTGCCAAAGACGGTATAGTCTATCTAACCTATTCGGAGCCGGGCGAGGGCGGATCGAGCCTGGCGCTGGCACGCGGAAAATTGGTGATCGGCAACGGCACGGCGCGACTCGAGGGAATGAAGGTGATCTGGCGCGACTGGGCCAAGGGCAAGGGTGGCCAGTTCG
It includes:
- the nusA gene encoding transcription termination factor NusA codes for the protein MATAISANKAELLAIADAVAREKLIDKAIVIEAMEDAIQRAAKARYGAENDIRAKIDTSAGDVRLWRVVEVVEEVENYFTQVSVAEAQKLQPGAVLGDYIVDPLPNIEFGRIAAQAAKQVIFQKVRDAERERQYEEFKDRAGEIIVGTVKSVEFGHVVVNLGRAEGVIRRDQQIPREVLRKDDRVRALIMKVVRENRGPQIFLSRAHPDFMKKLFAQEVPEIYDGIIEIKAAARDPGSRAKIGVISRDSSIDPVGACVGMKGSRVQAVVQELQGEKIDIIPWSPDNATFVVNALQPAQVARVMIDEEEERIEVVVPDDQLSLAIGRRGQNVRLASQLTGKAIDILTEADASEKRQREFVQNSEIFQNELDVDETLAQLLVAEGFTSLEEVAYVEPEELAQIEGLDTEIAGELQNRAAEAIDRREQANRAERTALGVEDAVGELPHITEAMMVTLGKAGIKTLDDVGDLSTDELIEKPRAEPRRRKEGAPAPKPDKGGVLSSYGLTMDQGQEIIMAARQAAGWFGDEEAPEAEADTTEADA
- the rimP gene encoding ribosome maturation protein RimP, translated to MTDIAALTKLIEPEAQALGFALVRVAMFGGRTDPTLQVMAERPDTRQLGLEDCEALSRRISDVLDASDPIEEAYRLEVSSPGIDRPLTRGQDYTDWAGFDARIRLAAPLNGRKQFDAKIVGLEGDTVKVYADKVGEIEIPFGQIASAKLLLTDELIKATAPLSTEGADRISQEG